A stretch of Triticum aestivum cultivar Chinese Spring chromosome 1D, IWGSC CS RefSeq v2.1, whole genome shotgun sequence DNA encodes these proteins:
- the LOC123181747 gene encoding CAAX prenyl protease 2 isoform X1 codes for MATPAGSHPASPPAIPGKAAVAACAAMAVSYVAVLYAPTLLLRLPPATSLRAFFHRRFVCAAVSSAASVLATAALLGVWSLSDSSKALAVFGIRSDHLLEAVVVPLLLTSLVYAGSFVARLWAMSSSCGTDDDGVGVSCTEKLARWMQTSLQDVMVWRNYVVAPFTEELVFRACMIPLLLCGGFKMYNIIFLSPIFFSLAHLNHLFELHQQGCNFMRSLLIVGVQLGYTVIFGWYAAFLFIRTGNLVSPIVAHILCNMMGLPVFSSQRTRGLTSLAFLAGSVSFFCLLFPATSPKLYNARLDGCSCWHGYCRWS; via the exons ATGGCGACGCCGGCGGGTtcccaccccgcctcgccgccggcgataccCGGGAAGGCTGCGGTGGCAGCGTGCGCCGCCATGGCCGTTTCCTACGTCGCCGTCCTCTACGCCCCcacgctcctcctccgcctcccgcccgcCACCTCGCTCCGCGCCTTCTTCCACCGCCGCTTCGTGTGCGCGGCCGTGTCCTCCGCCGCCTCCGTCCTCGCCACCGCGGCGCTCCTAGGC GTATGGAGCTTGAGCGACTCGTCTAAGGCGCTCGCGGTGTTCGGCATTCGTAGTGATCACTTG CTCGAGGCAGTAGTGGTTCCACTTCTCCTTACATCCCTAGTGTATGCTGGGTCATTTGTCGCAAGACTCTGGGCCATGTCAAGCTCGTGTGGCACGGATGATGATGGGGTGGGAGTCAGCTGCACCGAGAAGCTTGCTCGCTGGATGCAAACCTCCTTACAGGATGTAATGGTGTGGCGGAACTACGTAGTG GCACCGTTTACGGAGGAGCTGGTTTTCAGGGCGTGCATGATACCTCTTCTTCTGTGTGGAGGATTCAAAATGTATAACATTATATTTCTGAGTCCAATCTTCTTCAGCCTAG CACACCTAAACCACTTGTTTGAACTTCACCAACAAGGATGCAACTTTATGAGATCTCTCCTGATTGTTG GTGTCCAATTAGGCTACACTGTAATTTTCGGGTGGTATGCTGCATTTTTGTTCATCCGAACAG GGAATCTTGTGTCTCCTATTGTTGCTCACATATTGTGTAACATGATGGGTTTGCCTGTGTTCTCATCACAGCGAACAAGAG GACTGACATCGCTAGCGTTTCTGGCCGGTTCAGTatccttcttttgtcttcttttcCCTGCTACAAGTCCAAAACTGTACAATGCGAGGTTAGACGGATGCAGTTGCTGGCATGGTTACTGCAGATGGAGTTAG
- the LOC123181747 gene encoding CAAX prenyl protease 2 isoform X2 — MATPAGSHPASPPAIPGKAAVAACAAMAVSYVAVLYAPTLLLRLPPATSLRAFFHRRFVCAAVSSAASVLATAALLGVWSLSDSSKALAVFGIRSDHLLEAVVVPLLLTSLVYAGSFVARLWAMSSSCGTDDDGVGVSCTEKLARWMQTSLQDVMVWRNYVVAPFTEELVFRACMIPLLLCGGFKMYNIIFLSPIFFSLAHLNHLFELHQQGCNFMRSLLIVGVQLGYTVIFGWYAAFLFIRTVRMLLKTKQCNARTLRMQKVFAWKTPPQTLLLPHAGDLCGLWQRFGDSAHLPYQCMHRGRMMFSTVMPNID, encoded by the exons ATGGCGACGCCGGCGGGTtcccaccccgcctcgccgccggcgataccCGGGAAGGCTGCGGTGGCAGCGTGCGCCGCCATGGCCGTTTCCTACGTCGCCGTCCTCTACGCCCCcacgctcctcctccgcctcccgcccgcCACCTCGCTCCGCGCCTTCTTCCACCGCCGCTTCGTGTGCGCGGCCGTGTCCTCCGCCGCCTCCGTCCTCGCCACCGCGGCGCTCCTAGGC GTATGGAGCTTGAGCGACTCGTCTAAGGCGCTCGCGGTGTTCGGCATTCGTAGTGATCACTTG CTCGAGGCAGTAGTGGTTCCACTTCTCCTTACATCCCTAGTGTATGCTGGGTCATTTGTCGCAAGACTCTGGGCCATGTCAAGCTCGTGTGGCACGGATGATGATGGGGTGGGAGTCAGCTGCACCGAGAAGCTTGCTCGCTGGATGCAAACCTCCTTACAGGATGTAATGGTGTGGCGGAACTACGTAGTG GCACCGTTTACGGAGGAGCTGGTTTTCAGGGCGTGCATGATACCTCTTCTTCTGTGTGGAGGATTCAAAATGTATAACATTATATTTCTGAGTCCAATCTTCTTCAGCCTAG CACACCTAAACCACTTGTTTGAACTTCACCAACAAGGATGCAACTTTATGAGATCTCTCCTGATTGTTG GTGTCCAATTAGGCTACACTGTAATTTTCGGGTGGTATGCTGCATTTTTGTTCATCCGAACAG TAAGGATGCTGTTGAAAACAAAGCAATGCAATGCTCGTACGTTGAGGATGCAGAAAGTGTTTGCATGGAAAACGCCGCCGCAAACATTGTTGCTGCCCCATGCAGGAGATCTCTGTGGGCTGTGGCAACGGTTTGGAGATTCTGCCCACCTTCCTTATCAATGCATGCATAGAGGGAGGATGATGTTTAGCACTGTAATGCCCAACATAGATTAA